In Spodoptera frugiperda isolate SF20-4 chromosome 13, AGI-APGP_CSIRO_Sfru_2.0, whole genome shotgun sequence, the following are encoded in one genomic region:
- the LOC118270412 gene encoding wolframin isoform X2 yields MPVGRKRWNLHGPQGSLRRLRNQLAEDGCAESQVVLAKQLLEEKCELEADKISNFKQALEWLICATEQAHPEARRMLRRCIRSGVIDEDSAAIVRAKSCLAASRQETVARKAARDLFASLSNGEQYITTAQLERRIREICNTTLRKEPEDSDSPDDDSPEEARALDDGQALQPSNLQAGDQIQSNGTMRTADPPEQESPERCVPSEEIRNLTVDNLVSAAVDYCQGELPLVSYELTLTDPSLKALDHIPLLHQAFLHPIVFLQVLYLKLLYYFGSFNFRLSNVELALLLVAYLSVSTDSLYHLVPLAMYYASFVAMVICTFKMLHAKRQFIDFRKWSGLFLRYSDGNLQPDESENLFVRNNLGPFVQFFSALFINLFLYPFIATQWVPFSEFCVLSFFLMFLTLISFGTSIQGGSPYPDLLAFLSFGINVLAKYPYEKDTVVHQGWRFLDLQVSNYPSYILGNSIEFCLNARVFFSLLIPVILMGMARRSGWQGFFKYALPHCVTLSWLQMFITCSHGCTTYGLIRGTLALVCSFLFLPLIGVVTMTLPIFAFLQYITMSRVLYTVSVVVGLALSLGVTCLLAKSETTKKFVTPFQLIIGLITLVYLGNQFVLNLQDDGLPSGLIELIGDEKSSIKNLLKNEFITDYEDNTYHINWDDYYNQCNIPSWSDYNTAATQIKCSILDGANVNWEGYVKDVQLKNVRNRWRDFVTWLPGFLQEYFRCYYGEEYSTLCQGEESLQSAKECEFVRSVARQSGKSCHLNNLNEYTYEIKLVMEASGGILKRHTEISIVFDHCFSNFTRMLRADDKIRFKGVLSNDNAPYNIGTKDINIKGYEINCLECKEARGTVRAKAPSVSKFSEMFKTIANDCVVSTKYILNFLLNPVVVFK; encoded by the exons GTGTATCCGGAGTGGTGTGATAGACGAGGACAGCGCAGCTATAGTTCGTGCCAAGTCCTGCCTGGCAGCCAGTCGCCAGGAGACGGTCGCGAGGAAAGCTGCCAGAGACCTTTTCGCTAG CCTATCCAACGGCGAGCAGTATATAACTACGGCCCAATTGGAGCGCCGTATCCGCGAGATATGTAACACCACGCTCAGGAAGGAACCAGAAGACAGTGACTCGCCCGATGATGATTCACCag AAGAAGCTCGGGCTCTGGATGACGGGCAAGCCTTGCAGCCGTCGAACTTGCAGGCAGGCGACCAAATACAAAGCAATGGGACTATGCGAACCGCTGACCCGCCCGAACAAG AGTCCCCAGAAAGATGTGTGCCCAGTGAAGAAATACGGAATCTAACAGTCGATAACTTAGTATCGGCCGCCGTCGACTACTGCCAAGGAGAACTGCCCTTAGTCAGCTATGAACTGACCCTCACAGACCCTAGTCTTAAGGCCTTAGACCACATACCGTTACTACACCAAGCATTCTTACACCCCATCGTCTTTCTACAAGTCTTATATCTCAAGTTACTATATTATTTTGGAAGTTTTAACTTTAGGCTATCAAATGTCGAGCTAGCTCTGCTTCTCGTAGCATACCTATCCGTCAGTACGGATAGTCTCTATCACTTAGTTCCCCTAGCGATGTACTACGCGAGTTTCGTCGCAATGGTCATCTGTACATTCAAAATGTTGCACGCTAAAAGGCAATTCATCGACTTTAGAAAGTGGTCGGGACTATTCCTTAGATATAGTGATGGCAATCTGCAACCAGATGAGTCGGAAAATCTGTTCGTTCGAAACAATCTCGGTCCTTTCGTTCAGTTCTTTTCTGCGCTGTTCATTAATCTATTTTTGTATCCTTTTATAGCGACTCAATGGGTACCCTTTTCTGAGTTCTGTGTGCTATCCTTCTTTCTAATGTTCCTTACGTTGATATCGTTTGGGACTTCGATCCAAGGCGGCAGTCCGTATCCAGATCTACTCGCCTTCCTATCATTCGGTATCAATGTATTAGCAAAGTATCCGTACGAAAAAGACACCGTCGTTCACCAAGGCTGGAGGTTTCTAGACTTGCAGGTATCGAATTATCCGTCTTATATATTGGGGAATAGCATCGAGTTTTGCTTGAACGCCCGggtgtttttttctttattgattCCTGTTATTTTGATGGGTATGGCTCGGAGGAGTGGTTGGCAGGGTTTCTTTAAGTATGCGTTGCCTCACTGCGTGACGTTGAGTTGGTTGCAGATGTTTATAACTTGTTCTCACGGGTGTACTACGTATGGGTTGATACGCGGCACGCTGGCATTGGTCTGTTCGTTTCTGTTCTTGCCTCTGATTGGTGTAGTGACGATGACGCTGCCGATATTTGCGTTCCTCCAATACATAACGATGTCTCGCGTCCTATACACGGTGTCTGTGGTGGTCGGTTTGGCGCTAAGTCTTGGGGTTACCTGCCTTCTGGCTAAATCTGAAACTACTAAGAAGTTTGTTACTCCCTTCCAG CTCATAATCGGCCTAATAACTCTAGTCTACTTAGGCAACCAGTTTGTACTGAACCTACAAGACGATGGGTTACCGTCCGGCCTCATCGAATTAATAGGCGACGAGAAATCCAGTATAAAGAATTTACTCAAAAACGAATTTATCACCGACTATGAGGATAACACGTATCATATCAACTGGGACGATTATTACAACCAATGTAACATCCCATCTTGGTCGGATTATAATACGGCAGCCACGCAAATCAAGTGCTCTATACTAGACGGTGCCAACGTAAACTGGGAGGGTTATGTCAAAGACGTACAACTCAAGAATGTTAGGAACCGATGGCGAGACTTCGTCACGTGGTTGCCTGGCTTCCTCCAAGAATACTTTAGGTGCTACTACGGTGAAGAATATTCGACTTTATGTCAAGGGGAGGAGAGCTTGCAATCGGCTAAAGAATGTGAGTTTGTCAGAAGCGTCGCGCGTCAAAGCGGGAAGAGCTGCCATCTGAATAATTTAAATGA ATACACATATGAAATAAAACTAGTGATGGAAGCGAGCGGCGGTATCTTGAAGCGTCACACAGAAATATCCATCGTGTTCGACCATTGTTTCAGCAATTTCACAAGAATGCTACGCGCTGACGACAAGATCCGATTCAAAGGCGTGCTGTCAAACGATAATGCACCTTACAACATTGGCACTAAGGACATAAATATAAAAGGATATGAGATAAATTGTCTAGAGTGTAAAGAAGCGAGGGGCACCGTTCGCGCGAAGGCACCGTCAGTTTCAAAATTCTCAGAGATGTTTAAAACTATAGCGAACGATTGCGTCGTgtctacaaaatatattttaaatttcctgTTAAATCCAGtcgttgtttttaaataa
- the LOC118270412 gene encoding wolframin isoform X4 produces MDGPQGSLRRLRNQLAEDGCAESQVVLAKQLLEEKCELEADKISNFKQALEWLICATEQAHPEARRMLRRCIRSGVIDEDSAAIVRAKSCLAASRQETVARKAARDLFASLSNGEQYITTAQLERRIREICNTTLRKEPEDSDSPDDDSPEEARALDDGQALQPSNLQAGDQIQSNGTMRTADPPEQESPERCVPSEEIRNLTVDNLVSAAVDYCQGELPLVSYELTLTDPSLKALDHIPLLHQAFLHPIVFLQVLYLKLLYYFGSFNFRLSNVELALLLVAYLSVSTDSLYHLVPLAMYYASFVAMVICTFKMLHAKRQFIDFRKWSGLFLRYSDGNLQPDESENLFVRNNLGPFVQFFSALFINLFLYPFIATQWVPFSEFCVLSFFLMFLTLISFGTSIQGGSPYPDLLAFLSFGINVLAKYPYEKDTVVHQGWRFLDLQVSNYPSYILGNSIEFCLNARVFFSLLIPVILMGMARRSGWQGFFKYALPHCVTLSWLQMFITCSHGCTTYGLIRGTLALVCSFLFLPLIGVVTMTLPIFAFLQYITMSRVLYTVSVVVGLALSLGVTCLLAKSETTKKFVTPFQLIIGLITLVYLGNQFVLNLQDDGLPSGLIELIGDEKSSIKNLLKNEFITDYEDNTYHINWDDYYNQCNIPSWSDYNTAATQIKCSILDGANVNWEGYVKDVQLKNVRNRWRDFVTWLPGFLQEYFRCYYGEEYSTLCQGEESLQSAKECEFVRSVARQSGKSCHLNNLNEYTYEIKLVMEASGGILKRHTEISIVFDHCFSNFTRMLRADDKIRFKGVLSNDNAPYNIGTKDINIKGYEINCLECKEARGTVRAKAPSVSKFSEMFKTIANDCVVSTKYILNFLLNPVVVFK; encoded by the exons GTGTATCCGGAGTGGTGTGATAGACGAGGACAGCGCAGCTATAGTTCGTGCCAAGTCCTGCCTGGCAGCCAGTCGCCAGGAGACGGTCGCGAGGAAAGCTGCCAGAGACCTTTTCGCTAG CCTATCCAACGGCGAGCAGTATATAACTACGGCCCAATTGGAGCGCCGTATCCGCGAGATATGTAACACCACGCTCAGGAAGGAACCAGAAGACAGTGACTCGCCCGATGATGATTCACCag AAGAAGCTCGGGCTCTGGATGACGGGCAAGCCTTGCAGCCGTCGAACTTGCAGGCAGGCGACCAAATACAAAGCAATGGGACTATGCGAACCGCTGACCCGCCCGAACAAG AGTCCCCAGAAAGATGTGTGCCCAGTGAAGAAATACGGAATCTAACAGTCGATAACTTAGTATCGGCCGCCGTCGACTACTGCCAAGGAGAACTGCCCTTAGTCAGCTATGAACTGACCCTCACAGACCCTAGTCTTAAGGCCTTAGACCACATACCGTTACTACACCAAGCATTCTTACACCCCATCGTCTTTCTACAAGTCTTATATCTCAAGTTACTATATTATTTTGGAAGTTTTAACTTTAGGCTATCAAATGTCGAGCTAGCTCTGCTTCTCGTAGCATACCTATCCGTCAGTACGGATAGTCTCTATCACTTAGTTCCCCTAGCGATGTACTACGCGAGTTTCGTCGCAATGGTCATCTGTACATTCAAAATGTTGCACGCTAAAAGGCAATTCATCGACTTTAGAAAGTGGTCGGGACTATTCCTTAGATATAGTGATGGCAATCTGCAACCAGATGAGTCGGAAAATCTGTTCGTTCGAAACAATCTCGGTCCTTTCGTTCAGTTCTTTTCTGCGCTGTTCATTAATCTATTTTTGTATCCTTTTATAGCGACTCAATGGGTACCCTTTTCTGAGTTCTGTGTGCTATCCTTCTTTCTAATGTTCCTTACGTTGATATCGTTTGGGACTTCGATCCAAGGCGGCAGTCCGTATCCAGATCTACTCGCCTTCCTATCATTCGGTATCAATGTATTAGCAAAGTATCCGTACGAAAAAGACACCGTCGTTCACCAAGGCTGGAGGTTTCTAGACTTGCAGGTATCGAATTATCCGTCTTATATATTGGGGAATAGCATCGAGTTTTGCTTGAACGCCCGggtgtttttttctttattgattCCTGTTATTTTGATGGGTATGGCTCGGAGGAGTGGTTGGCAGGGTTTCTTTAAGTATGCGTTGCCTCACTGCGTGACGTTGAGTTGGTTGCAGATGTTTATAACTTGTTCTCACGGGTGTACTACGTATGGGTTGATACGCGGCACGCTGGCATTGGTCTGTTCGTTTCTGTTCTTGCCTCTGATTGGTGTAGTGACGATGACGCTGCCGATATTTGCGTTCCTCCAATACATAACGATGTCTCGCGTCCTATACACGGTGTCTGTGGTGGTCGGTTTGGCGCTAAGTCTTGGGGTTACCTGCCTTCTGGCTAAATCTGAAACTACTAAGAAGTTTGTTACTCCCTTCCAG CTCATAATCGGCCTAATAACTCTAGTCTACTTAGGCAACCAGTTTGTACTGAACCTACAAGACGATGGGTTACCGTCCGGCCTCATCGAATTAATAGGCGACGAGAAATCCAGTATAAAGAATTTACTCAAAAACGAATTTATCACCGACTATGAGGATAACACGTATCATATCAACTGGGACGATTATTACAACCAATGTAACATCCCATCTTGGTCGGATTATAATACGGCAGCCACGCAAATCAAGTGCTCTATACTAGACGGTGCCAACGTAAACTGGGAGGGTTATGTCAAAGACGTACAACTCAAGAATGTTAGGAACCGATGGCGAGACTTCGTCACGTGGTTGCCTGGCTTCCTCCAAGAATACTTTAGGTGCTACTACGGTGAAGAATATTCGACTTTATGTCAAGGGGAGGAGAGCTTGCAATCGGCTAAAGAATGTGAGTTTGTCAGAAGCGTCGCGCGTCAAAGCGGGAAGAGCTGCCATCTGAATAATTTAAATGA ATACACATATGAAATAAAACTAGTGATGGAAGCGAGCGGCGGTATCTTGAAGCGTCACACAGAAATATCCATCGTGTTCGACCATTGTTTCAGCAATTTCACAAGAATGCTACGCGCTGACGACAAGATCCGATTCAAAGGCGTGCTGTCAAACGATAATGCACCTTACAACATTGGCACTAAGGACATAAATATAAAAGGATATGAGATAAATTGTCTAGAGTGTAAAGAAGCGAGGGGCACCGTTCGCGCGAAGGCACCGTCAGTTTCAAAATTCTCAGAGATGTTTAAAACTATAGCGAACGATTGCGTCGTgtctacaaaatatattttaaatttcctgTTAAATCCAGtcgttgtttttaaataa
- the LOC118270412 gene encoding wolframin isoform X3 produces the protein MNCLQKISTFHGPQGSLRRLRNQLAEDGCAESQVVLAKQLLEEKCELEADKISNFKQALEWLICATEQAHPEARRMLRRCIRSGVIDEDSAAIVRAKSCLAASRQETVARKAARDLFASLSNGEQYITTAQLERRIREICNTTLRKEPEDSDSPDDDSPEEARALDDGQALQPSNLQAGDQIQSNGTMRTADPPEQESPERCVPSEEIRNLTVDNLVSAAVDYCQGELPLVSYELTLTDPSLKALDHIPLLHQAFLHPIVFLQVLYLKLLYYFGSFNFRLSNVELALLLVAYLSVSTDSLYHLVPLAMYYASFVAMVICTFKMLHAKRQFIDFRKWSGLFLRYSDGNLQPDESENLFVRNNLGPFVQFFSALFINLFLYPFIATQWVPFSEFCVLSFFLMFLTLISFGTSIQGGSPYPDLLAFLSFGINVLAKYPYEKDTVVHQGWRFLDLQVSNYPSYILGNSIEFCLNARVFFSLLIPVILMGMARRSGWQGFFKYALPHCVTLSWLQMFITCSHGCTTYGLIRGTLALVCSFLFLPLIGVVTMTLPIFAFLQYITMSRVLYTVSVVVGLALSLGVTCLLAKSETTKKFVTPFQLIIGLITLVYLGNQFVLNLQDDGLPSGLIELIGDEKSSIKNLLKNEFITDYEDNTYHINWDDYYNQCNIPSWSDYNTAATQIKCSILDGANVNWEGYVKDVQLKNVRNRWRDFVTWLPGFLQEYFRCYYGEEYSTLCQGEESLQSAKECEFVRSVARQSGKSCHLNNLNEYTYEIKLVMEASGGILKRHTEISIVFDHCFSNFTRMLRADDKIRFKGVLSNDNAPYNIGTKDINIKGYEINCLECKEARGTVRAKAPSVSKFSEMFKTIANDCVVSTKYILNFLLNPVVVFK, from the exons GTGTATCCGGAGTGGTGTGATAGACGAGGACAGCGCAGCTATAGTTCGTGCCAAGTCCTGCCTGGCAGCCAGTCGCCAGGAGACGGTCGCGAGGAAAGCTGCCAGAGACCTTTTCGCTAG CCTATCCAACGGCGAGCAGTATATAACTACGGCCCAATTGGAGCGCCGTATCCGCGAGATATGTAACACCACGCTCAGGAAGGAACCAGAAGACAGTGACTCGCCCGATGATGATTCACCag AAGAAGCTCGGGCTCTGGATGACGGGCAAGCCTTGCAGCCGTCGAACTTGCAGGCAGGCGACCAAATACAAAGCAATGGGACTATGCGAACCGCTGACCCGCCCGAACAAG AGTCCCCAGAAAGATGTGTGCCCAGTGAAGAAATACGGAATCTAACAGTCGATAACTTAGTATCGGCCGCCGTCGACTACTGCCAAGGAGAACTGCCCTTAGTCAGCTATGAACTGACCCTCACAGACCCTAGTCTTAAGGCCTTAGACCACATACCGTTACTACACCAAGCATTCTTACACCCCATCGTCTTTCTACAAGTCTTATATCTCAAGTTACTATATTATTTTGGAAGTTTTAACTTTAGGCTATCAAATGTCGAGCTAGCTCTGCTTCTCGTAGCATACCTATCCGTCAGTACGGATAGTCTCTATCACTTAGTTCCCCTAGCGATGTACTACGCGAGTTTCGTCGCAATGGTCATCTGTACATTCAAAATGTTGCACGCTAAAAGGCAATTCATCGACTTTAGAAAGTGGTCGGGACTATTCCTTAGATATAGTGATGGCAATCTGCAACCAGATGAGTCGGAAAATCTGTTCGTTCGAAACAATCTCGGTCCTTTCGTTCAGTTCTTTTCTGCGCTGTTCATTAATCTATTTTTGTATCCTTTTATAGCGACTCAATGGGTACCCTTTTCTGAGTTCTGTGTGCTATCCTTCTTTCTAATGTTCCTTACGTTGATATCGTTTGGGACTTCGATCCAAGGCGGCAGTCCGTATCCAGATCTACTCGCCTTCCTATCATTCGGTATCAATGTATTAGCAAAGTATCCGTACGAAAAAGACACCGTCGTTCACCAAGGCTGGAGGTTTCTAGACTTGCAGGTATCGAATTATCCGTCTTATATATTGGGGAATAGCATCGAGTTTTGCTTGAACGCCCGggtgtttttttctttattgattCCTGTTATTTTGATGGGTATGGCTCGGAGGAGTGGTTGGCAGGGTTTCTTTAAGTATGCGTTGCCTCACTGCGTGACGTTGAGTTGGTTGCAGATGTTTATAACTTGTTCTCACGGGTGTACTACGTATGGGTTGATACGCGGCACGCTGGCATTGGTCTGTTCGTTTCTGTTCTTGCCTCTGATTGGTGTAGTGACGATGACGCTGCCGATATTTGCGTTCCTCCAATACATAACGATGTCTCGCGTCCTATACACGGTGTCTGTGGTGGTCGGTTTGGCGCTAAGTCTTGGGGTTACCTGCCTTCTGGCTAAATCTGAAACTACTAAGAAGTTTGTTACTCCCTTCCAG CTCATAATCGGCCTAATAACTCTAGTCTACTTAGGCAACCAGTTTGTACTGAACCTACAAGACGATGGGTTACCGTCCGGCCTCATCGAATTAATAGGCGACGAGAAATCCAGTATAAAGAATTTACTCAAAAACGAATTTATCACCGACTATGAGGATAACACGTATCATATCAACTGGGACGATTATTACAACCAATGTAACATCCCATCTTGGTCGGATTATAATACGGCAGCCACGCAAATCAAGTGCTCTATACTAGACGGTGCCAACGTAAACTGGGAGGGTTATGTCAAAGACGTACAACTCAAGAATGTTAGGAACCGATGGCGAGACTTCGTCACGTGGTTGCCTGGCTTCCTCCAAGAATACTTTAGGTGCTACTACGGTGAAGAATATTCGACTTTATGTCAAGGGGAGGAGAGCTTGCAATCGGCTAAAGAATGTGAGTTTGTCAGAAGCGTCGCGCGTCAAAGCGGGAAGAGCTGCCATCTGAATAATTTAAATGA ATACACATATGAAATAAAACTAGTGATGGAAGCGAGCGGCGGTATCTTGAAGCGTCACACAGAAATATCCATCGTGTTCGACCATTGTTTCAGCAATTTCACAAGAATGCTACGCGCTGACGACAAGATCCGATTCAAAGGCGTGCTGTCAAACGATAATGCACCTTACAACATTGGCACTAAGGACATAAATATAAAAGGATATGAGATAAATTGTCTAGAGTGTAAAGAAGCGAGGGGCACCGTTCGCGCGAAGGCACCGTCAGTTTCAAAATTCTCAGAGATGTTTAAAACTATAGCGAACGATTGCGTCGTgtctacaaaatatattttaaatttcctgTTAAATCCAGtcgttgtttttaaataa
- the LOC118270412 gene encoding wolframin isoform X1: MPVGRKRWNLHDGPQGSLRRLRNQLAEDGCAESQVVLAKQLLEEKCELEADKISNFKQALEWLICATEQAHPEARRMLRRCIRSGVIDEDSAAIVRAKSCLAASRQETVARKAARDLFASLSNGEQYITTAQLERRIREICNTTLRKEPEDSDSPDDDSPEEARALDDGQALQPSNLQAGDQIQSNGTMRTADPPEQESPERCVPSEEIRNLTVDNLVSAAVDYCQGELPLVSYELTLTDPSLKALDHIPLLHQAFLHPIVFLQVLYLKLLYYFGSFNFRLSNVELALLLVAYLSVSTDSLYHLVPLAMYYASFVAMVICTFKMLHAKRQFIDFRKWSGLFLRYSDGNLQPDESENLFVRNNLGPFVQFFSALFINLFLYPFIATQWVPFSEFCVLSFFLMFLTLISFGTSIQGGSPYPDLLAFLSFGINVLAKYPYEKDTVVHQGWRFLDLQVSNYPSYILGNSIEFCLNARVFFSLLIPVILMGMARRSGWQGFFKYALPHCVTLSWLQMFITCSHGCTTYGLIRGTLALVCSFLFLPLIGVVTMTLPIFAFLQYITMSRVLYTVSVVVGLALSLGVTCLLAKSETTKKFVTPFQLIIGLITLVYLGNQFVLNLQDDGLPSGLIELIGDEKSSIKNLLKNEFITDYEDNTYHINWDDYYNQCNIPSWSDYNTAATQIKCSILDGANVNWEGYVKDVQLKNVRNRWRDFVTWLPGFLQEYFRCYYGEEYSTLCQGEESLQSAKECEFVRSVARQSGKSCHLNNLNEYTYEIKLVMEASGGILKRHTEISIVFDHCFSNFTRMLRADDKIRFKGVLSNDNAPYNIGTKDINIKGYEINCLECKEARGTVRAKAPSVSKFSEMFKTIANDCVVSTKYILNFLLNPVVVFK; encoded by the exons GTGTATCCGGAGTGGTGTGATAGACGAGGACAGCGCAGCTATAGTTCGTGCCAAGTCCTGCCTGGCAGCCAGTCGCCAGGAGACGGTCGCGAGGAAAGCTGCCAGAGACCTTTTCGCTAG CCTATCCAACGGCGAGCAGTATATAACTACGGCCCAATTGGAGCGCCGTATCCGCGAGATATGTAACACCACGCTCAGGAAGGAACCAGAAGACAGTGACTCGCCCGATGATGATTCACCag AAGAAGCTCGGGCTCTGGATGACGGGCAAGCCTTGCAGCCGTCGAACTTGCAGGCAGGCGACCAAATACAAAGCAATGGGACTATGCGAACCGCTGACCCGCCCGAACAAG AGTCCCCAGAAAGATGTGTGCCCAGTGAAGAAATACGGAATCTAACAGTCGATAACTTAGTATCGGCCGCCGTCGACTACTGCCAAGGAGAACTGCCCTTAGTCAGCTATGAACTGACCCTCACAGACCCTAGTCTTAAGGCCTTAGACCACATACCGTTACTACACCAAGCATTCTTACACCCCATCGTCTTTCTACAAGTCTTATATCTCAAGTTACTATATTATTTTGGAAGTTTTAACTTTAGGCTATCAAATGTCGAGCTAGCTCTGCTTCTCGTAGCATACCTATCCGTCAGTACGGATAGTCTCTATCACTTAGTTCCCCTAGCGATGTACTACGCGAGTTTCGTCGCAATGGTCATCTGTACATTCAAAATGTTGCACGCTAAAAGGCAATTCATCGACTTTAGAAAGTGGTCGGGACTATTCCTTAGATATAGTGATGGCAATCTGCAACCAGATGAGTCGGAAAATCTGTTCGTTCGAAACAATCTCGGTCCTTTCGTTCAGTTCTTTTCTGCGCTGTTCATTAATCTATTTTTGTATCCTTTTATAGCGACTCAATGGGTACCCTTTTCTGAGTTCTGTGTGCTATCCTTCTTTCTAATGTTCCTTACGTTGATATCGTTTGGGACTTCGATCCAAGGCGGCAGTCCGTATCCAGATCTACTCGCCTTCCTATCATTCGGTATCAATGTATTAGCAAAGTATCCGTACGAAAAAGACACCGTCGTTCACCAAGGCTGGAGGTTTCTAGACTTGCAGGTATCGAATTATCCGTCTTATATATTGGGGAATAGCATCGAGTTTTGCTTGAACGCCCGggtgtttttttctttattgattCCTGTTATTTTGATGGGTATGGCTCGGAGGAGTGGTTGGCAGGGTTTCTTTAAGTATGCGTTGCCTCACTGCGTGACGTTGAGTTGGTTGCAGATGTTTATAACTTGTTCTCACGGGTGTACTACGTATGGGTTGATACGCGGCACGCTGGCATTGGTCTGTTCGTTTCTGTTCTTGCCTCTGATTGGTGTAGTGACGATGACGCTGCCGATATTTGCGTTCCTCCAATACATAACGATGTCTCGCGTCCTATACACGGTGTCTGTGGTGGTCGGTTTGGCGCTAAGTCTTGGGGTTACCTGCCTTCTGGCTAAATCTGAAACTACTAAGAAGTTTGTTACTCCCTTCCAG CTCATAATCGGCCTAATAACTCTAGTCTACTTAGGCAACCAGTTTGTACTGAACCTACAAGACGATGGGTTACCGTCCGGCCTCATCGAATTAATAGGCGACGAGAAATCCAGTATAAAGAATTTACTCAAAAACGAATTTATCACCGACTATGAGGATAACACGTATCATATCAACTGGGACGATTATTACAACCAATGTAACATCCCATCTTGGTCGGATTATAATACGGCAGCCACGCAAATCAAGTGCTCTATACTAGACGGTGCCAACGTAAACTGGGAGGGTTATGTCAAAGACGTACAACTCAAGAATGTTAGGAACCGATGGCGAGACTTCGTCACGTGGTTGCCTGGCTTCCTCCAAGAATACTTTAGGTGCTACTACGGTGAAGAATATTCGACTTTATGTCAAGGGGAGGAGAGCTTGCAATCGGCTAAAGAATGTGAGTTTGTCAGAAGCGTCGCGCGTCAAAGCGGGAAGAGCTGCCATCTGAATAATTTAAATGA ATACACATATGAAATAAAACTAGTGATGGAAGCGAGCGGCGGTATCTTGAAGCGTCACACAGAAATATCCATCGTGTTCGACCATTGTTTCAGCAATTTCACAAGAATGCTACGCGCTGACGACAAGATCCGATTCAAAGGCGTGCTGTCAAACGATAATGCACCTTACAACATTGGCACTAAGGACATAAATATAAAAGGATATGAGATAAATTGTCTAGAGTGTAAAGAAGCGAGGGGCACCGTTCGCGCGAAGGCACCGTCAGTTTCAAAATTCTCAGAGATGTTTAAAACTATAGCGAACGATTGCGTCGTgtctacaaaatatattttaaatttcctgTTAAATCCAGtcgttgtttttaaataa